The sequence below is a genomic window from Treponema primitia ZAS-1.
GAGCTTGTTCTGTATGTCCATTCGACCCATCTTCCCGATGGGGGCTGGGAAACCGAGATTATAGATTTAGCCGAGAAAAAAGAGTAAACTTAGGCCCCGAGCCACCGGTTTATGAGCAGGCGGGCAACAGAACCGTTGCCGGGAAGATTGGGGAGCGTATCCCGGGAAAACCACTGGGCGTCAAGGATTTCTTTTCCATCAGACTTGAGTTCCCCGCTTACATAGTGGGCGGTAAAACCAAGCATCAGAGAGTTGGGAAAGGGCCAGGGTTGGGAAGCTGCGTATTGTATCCTATCGACATCAATGTTAACTTCCTCCTTAATTTCCCGTAGGATGGTGGATTCCAGATTTTCCCCAGCCTCAACAAACCCCGCAATCAAACTGTACACCCTATCGACAAAATTGGCGTTGTGGGCGAGGAGTACCTGGTCTTTGTCATTGGTGATGAGTACGATAACCGCCGGCGAGATGCGGGGGAACTCCATTCTGCCACAGACCGGACATTGCCTGGCAAGATGTTCGGTGGGGGAATCCCTGTTAAGGCTGCCGCAGCTGCCGCAATAGGCGGACTCCCTCCGCCACTGCATAACATGGTAGGCCCTGAAAAGAAGACCTTCGGGACTGCTGGGGCTCACCATACTTCCGGCTGCAACGGCCAGGGCCTGCCGTATGGGAACACTCCGCCAGCCTTTGGGCAGCGTATCCTCCTTATCCAGCATAAACCCTGTCAATGTACCCGATCCATCCACTCTGGGTATCTCAAGATACCCTGCGGAAGGCCAGGCTGCGGGGCCGCCGAATGCATCAAAAATACGGGAGGGGGAATGGGAATGAAAGGCCGCCGAATCTTCCACATCTTCGGGCAATATCAGGTTAGCCCCTTGAAATATATAGGCCCCAAGATTCCCGTCCACTACCGCCATGATAACCCCCTGTTGAAAAGCATGGTAATCTAAAATAGGGATTTATACAACTTGAAGCTTCGGGCTATAGGATTTATAGTTATAAAACGAGGTGAGCTATGAGCATAATCAGTTATCTGGAAACATTACCCCTGAACGAGATTGTAAAATACGCCGGGGGAGGAGCGCCCAAAAATGGCGTCCCCTTCATGGGATACCCCCGGCAGCATCCTTCTGAGGCAAATAAATTCATCCTTATGTACGATCCCCTGGGGGATAATCCGCGGATCATTGAGTTTAAGACAGAGGATATACTCTACATGGAAAATGTTCAGGCAGCGGTTACCGAAGCCGGAGAGGCGGCGCCCCTGGCAAAGATTTGGATACGCAAGGGCGCCCATGGGGTAATCCTTGAACCTTTCGAGGTGGATGATCCCCTCCATTTTGCCAATAAAACCAAGGATCTGCGGGAACATTTCCTCCGGGGAAATAAGCGCTGAGCCGTGGCTCTTCCAGCGCCCCGGTACTTTAGCGGAGCGGAGTGCCTGCTCTGTCCACGACAATGCAGGATACCCCCGGGCGCTTTCGGCCGCTGCGGTGTGCGGCAAAACCGGGAAGGGCTTCCCGCCCTCCCCTTCTATGGCTATATTACCGCCCTGGCCGAGGACCCTATCGAAAAGAAACCCCTCTACCACTTCCGCCCGGGTTCCTCGATCCTGTCCCTGGGCTTTGCGGGCTGCAACCTCCACTGCCCTTTCTGCCAGAACTTTACTATTTCCCAAAGTACCGATGTTCCGGGCCGTCGGCTTTCTCCGGAGGAGCTGGTAAAGCTGGCCCGGGACCGGGGTTTCTCCCAGATCGCATACACCTATTCTGAGCCGCTTATACACATTGAATATCTCCTGGACTGTATGGCCCTGTGCCGCAGGGAAGGGATTGCCAATGTATTGGTCAGCAACGGCTGTATTAACCCTGAACCGGCGGCGGAGATCCTGGCTTTAACGGACGCCGCCAACATAGACCTCAAGTGTTTTTCCAACGATACCTACGAAAGGGTCCTTGGGGGAAAGCTGGGAACAGCGCTGGGCTTTATTAAAACGGCCCATGCGGCTGGGGTTCACCTGGAAATAACCACCCTTATCGTGCCGGGGCTTAACGACAGCGATGCTGAAACCCGGCTCTGCGCGGAATTCATCGCCGGCCTTTCCCGGGAAATCCCTTGGCACCTTTCCGCCTATCACCCGGATTACCGCTGGGACGCGCCGCCCACAAGCCCCGCCTCGCTGGCCCAAATCGCCCGCATGGGCCGGGAACAGCTTTCCTACGTATACACCGGCAATATTGTGGGGGAAAACAACACCCCTTGCCCGCACTGCGGCGCAGTATTGGTATCCCGCCGGGGCTATAGGGTAGACTGTACGGGCCTGGCGCAGAAACAAGTCGATGGGAAACAGGTTTACTGCTGCACCAAATGCGGAGGGGGGACGCCGATATCCGGAAATTTGCTGTAATTACCTTAAAAGTATCGCCAGGACAGCCACAAAGGCTAGGATTGCCAGGACATACGCCCAGAGGGGCAGAGAACCGGCGGGAAACTTGGGGGGAGATGGTTTTCCCGGCTTGGGTACGGGGGTATTACCGGAGCTATCGGCGGTGTAGCCGCAGACGGGGCAGCCGGCGGAAAAGAGCTGTTCCTCGCCTTCGAAACCGCAGGCCGGGCAGAGTATGTTGGCGAAGGATCGTCCGCATTTGGGACAGCTTTTTGAATTTCGTTTAACCTCGGCGCCGCAATTTTCGCAAAAAAACCGGGCGCCCATGACTAGGAGTTGACCGCCTGGGCGTTTGCAGCGGAGTTTCCCGCGCTACTTGCAACGGAGTTTCCCGCACAGCCGGATTCGGCTTTAGCGCAGCCTGCACATGCAGATTCGGAAGGCTTGGCGGCGGGCTTTGAGGAGGAGGAGCCGCCGCTCCGTTTGGAATTATCGGTTACATAAAAGCCGGAGCCTTTAAATATAATGCCCCCGCCGCCGTTGATTACCCGGCGTACTTCCTTGCCGCACTGGGGACAAATCTTTAGGGGATCATCCTTCATGCTCTGGATAATTTCAAAAGAATGACCGCAACTCTTACATTCGTATTCATAGGTGGGCATGTATTATGTTCCTTATTACTGTGAATATACTGCAAAACGGTTAAAAAGTAAAGCAATACCCTCGGCGCTCATGGGCCTGGTGTGGATAACCAGGTCCGCTTCTTCCTGACTCGGCGGATTCACCAGGAGGGGACGCAAAACTTCGAGAAATTCTGCGTCCACGTTGAGATCGGGGCTCTCCGTAAGGACACGGACAAAGGATAAAAGAGCCGCCAAAGCCCTGGCCTGGTTGGGATTTTGTGTCTCCACCCGCAACTGTAATTCGTACAAAACGCTTGAGTCGGCGCTATTGATAGCTTCCGCATCATCGTCATCCAGGTCCTGCCCTGAGGATTGGGCGATTGCAAACAGTATCCGCTCCGTGGGGATACGAATCGGCATCCCTGTTTTGGAGAGGAAATTATTAATCGGGGTTCCGGCATGTTCCAACCACCCTAACACAATGGCCTCCCAACGAATTTCATTCAGGTTTTCGGGGAGCGAAATTGGCGGCCCGTCGGTAAAGGGGTCGCCATCGGAGACAAAGGCATGGGGGCCTTGCAGGGATACCGAAAGGCCGGCGCGGGAGGAATGCCAGTACTTCTTTCCGGTCGGGGAAAGGGTCCCTTTCCACTGGGGACTAAAAACCAAGCCCGCACCGCCGGGAATTTTGCCCTTTTGCCGCCATGCGTGGAGAATCATATTCCTGGAAGATCCGTTGGGATATACGGCCCCGGCAAGGAAATCAACCTTTTGTAAAATACGCGCAGTCTGTTTCATATCAACATCTTTCAGGACAATATGGTTCAGTATGGGCCGGGCCCGGTTAACATCGGTATAAAAATAGGCCAAGCCCCCGGGGGCCAGGGCGGCAAATTCCTGCCCCGGCGATCCCGGAGTTTGAACCGGCGTTTTCGGCCCGGAAGCGCAGGAGGCGAGGATCAGGAACACAAAAAAAGAGGGAACAAGGCCTTTAAAAACAGCGGGACTTTCCTGAACACAGCGGCGGCTCGCCGGCACCGGGTCCGCCAATCGGTCAAAAAACATCAGATCCTCCTTATTACATTGTCTACTATTATACGCGCATTTCCGGGGTTTTTCAATGCCCGGTTCCCTATGGAGATTAGAAAAAGTTTTCCGTTTCCTTGCCTAAACGACATAATTCAGGTATGATTTAAGAAATCGGAGCTTACCATGTCTATACAGAAAACCATCGAAAACCCAGCCAGCTACCGTATAACCGTGGACGTACCGAGGGAAATGCCGGTGGGGCCGATTATTCTTACCTTTGCTCCCGCTCCAGCAGCGAGCCAGAAGCCCATCATCCCCGGCGAGGACAACGAGGACGGCCTCAAT
It includes:
- the nudC gene encoding NAD(+) diphosphatase, which encodes MAVVDGNLGAYIFQGANLILPEDVEDSAAFHSHSPSRIFDAFGGPAAWPSAGYLEIPRVDGSGTLTGFMLDKEDTLPKGWRSVPIRQALAVAAGSMVSPSSPEGLLFRAYHVMQWRRESAYCGSCGSLNRDSPTEHLARQCPVCGRMEFPRISPAVIVLITNDKDQVLLAHNANFVDRVYSLIAGFVEAGENLESTILREIKEEVNIDVDRIQYAASQPWPFPNSLMLGFTAHYVSGELKSDGKEILDAQWFSRDTLPNLPGNGSVARLLINRWLGA
- the amrS gene encoding AmmeMemoRadiSam system radical SAM enzyme, which encodes MALPAPRYFSGAECLLCPRQCRIPPGAFGRCGVRQNREGLPALPFYGYITALAEDPIEKKPLYHFRPGSSILSLGFAGCNLHCPFCQNFTISQSTDVPGRRLSPEELVKLARDRGFSQIAYTYSEPLIHIEYLLDCMALCRREGIANVLVSNGCINPEPAAEILALTDAANIDLKCFSNDTYERVLGGKLGTALGFIKTAHAAGVHLEITTLIVPGLNDSDAETRLCAEFIAGLSREIPWHLSAYHPDYRWDAPPTSPASLAQIARMGREQLSYVYTGNIVGENNTPCPHCGAVLVSRRGYRVDCTGLAQKQVDGKQVYCCTKCGGGTPISGNLL
- a CDS encoding zinc ribbon domain-containing protein, whose product is MGARFFCENCGAEVKRNSKSCPKCGRSFANILCPACGFEGEEQLFSAGCPVCGYTADSSGNTPVPKPGKPSPPKFPAGSLPLWAYVLAILAFVAVLAILLR
- a CDS encoding FmdB family zinc ribbon protein — encoded protein: MPTYEYECKSCGHSFEIIQSMKDDPLKICPQCGKEVRRVINGGGGIIFKGSGFYVTDNSKRSGGSSSSKPAAKPSESACAGCAKAESGCAGNSVASSAGNSAANAQAVNS